The genomic stretch ATTTGGCCCCACAACGGCCTCCTGGGAAAACCGTCCAAGCTCATCAGGAAAGCCATTAAAAAAACAGCGTGCTTCCGACTAGGAGAGAGAGAACAGTGGGAGCAAGAATCACACATGCTACAGGAGGGAAAATATGTGCTTGTTGATGACACACGCTGAGACAACCAAACAGAACgaaagtgtgtgtgtgaccTCAACCCAGAGCTGATGACTGAGACAATAACACTGCAGAGGACGCAGATACTGAACAGACTGAATGACAATAGAAACCAGGAGGAGCGCAGTGCTAGAGTAACGGATATCAATACTCCAAGCAGAGCAGGGAATGCATTACTCATACTTCTCTATAACAAACTCCCACTTCCTGAGCAGGAATTATGTTTCATTCGGATTAACCAGTTGACCATCAAAGGCCAATGGACAGCCTGGATTTTCCAAATGTTGTGGGAGATGTTAACGTAACAGTTGGACTTGAGCAGGATTACACCGAAATCCACAGTACCAAacggtcctaatatgtaccatttaggtacagatatgtatgtGTGATGTACTATGCATTCTTTAGGTAAAatacaaatatgcactttttttaGGGTTaacaccccagtgacagcttttgtatctATTTCTGAGCGTGGTATAATCGaaactgcatttaaatgtattgtttattGCTCCAGCTGTTCCCAATCCTTCAGTAATCCATTGGGATTTAAAGAGTGAGTTCACTAGAATACAGCCTGGTGACTGGACTTCATTATACTTTTcaagacagcagacgactcagGACCAGATCCGCACCGGATCTGTCGACTTCGGACCAAATCCAGTACGTATCCAGCCCGGAATCATCTGCTGTCTGGGATAAGTTGCTGGAATAGACACTGGAAAGAACGATTCATAATCCTGATATTCAATGAAAAGGACGAGTACAGGGAATCAAATTCGTTTTAAGAGAACCGTGCACTTTTAGAAACAACGGTatcaaagctgtcactggggcagcaccctttcaaaaagtacacctacATTGGTactttaaaggctctctaagcgaatctgcgagacattagttattgttgacgtttgaaactgttttcaaacagacggagcgtagctaactcctccccctccccctcccttccgtgctttcatgaacgcgcccaacccccacccccaaatcctttttgtcgtttattggctggaatactttgttttgttttgtgatgctaggtttggccacttgttgatattgccgtttgtgaagcctgggctgtctacagagatcgcgtttttttacagtttgatcagcggacaggcagcaagcagatagtgaggagatgtttccggtatgtaacaaaaaatgttttatggtctaaaacgcttcaattcgcttagagcgcctttaaaggtacatataGGACCTTCttaaagggtaccgtcccagttGTTGAATGATTTTTTCGGACATGTGTGATAGTTTAAAATGTTGGCCATTCAGGGTCCACTCATTAGgttaaaataactttattcAGTTCAGTTGTTAATAAAAGTCACAGTAAAATTTCTCATTAAAAAGCAAACAgtcaaaatacattaaaaatgttCCCGTCTGGCTGCTCAGTCAGCCGTAAAGAACACAGAGATGAATTCAGCTCATCTTCGTCAGGCGGCACCACATCAAAGCGGCTTTATTGAAATCCAAAGGTCACACAATTTGAATTCTAACAgaataagatgtaaaaaaaacccaaactacaacaattcaaataaaaacagacAGTTAACAGTAGCTGCCACATGTTAAATGGCTTACTCTCGTACTACAAAAATTGCGCAAGCGTCTCGTCGAATGTATTTCAGTGGTAACACTTTTAGTAGATACTGTCAAGCTTGTAACATGTTTTTAATTTGCTTGGAGGTAGTCTCATCATTCAAATGTTTAGTTGTGTACCTGTGAAAGTCAAGAGACAATAAGCAGCTTATAAAAAGTCATTTGTGAATCAGACTGAACTTGCTGCCGTATAAGTCattaataatgcaataaaaaagTCAAATGCATACTGATATTCACCAACCTGAGTGCATTGAGAAGGCCCTCCACGCTGTTAGGCGGCTGAAATCGCAGTACCTTAATGCATCCTTTCATCTATATCATCATACAAACAAAGGTTAACACATGGTGTCATATAAACAGTATAATTCacatgataataataataacaatgcaATAAAGGGCATACATCGATTTTGGAGGATTTGACGAAGGCTCCGGCCGGATGGACGTAGTCGTACAGAATGATCACACCCACCATCACACGCAGACAGAATAAAACTGTGTCCTCGCTAGCGAAACGAGTGCGGTACTCCCTGATCAATACACACAGGGAATGGATCAATTACAACTGTTACAAGACGAAACAGGAGAAGGATTAAACATAAACGTGTCAActtacggtgtctctaacatgACTTTACACACACTTGCCATTGTACTTAGACAATCTGTTGTGTTCTCGACAGGCAGCTCTGCATGCTGAtcaaagggagagagagagagagagagagagagagagagagagagagagagagagagagagagagagagagagagagagagagagagagagagagagagagagagagagagagagagagagagagagagagagagagagagagagagagagcaaaacTTTCATTGGTTACAATAGTTTAGACTGAGGAAACTGACAGTGCTTCAGATTTTTATTAGCTAAAAGTGTATTTCATTTAATATAGTGGCCACTTACCTTTGATACGAATTTAGTCGTGGCATCGCTTAACGTTTTGAGCATGGGCGTGGCATTGGCGTAAAAGAGAGACATGCGATTGGCCAGTTCGTTGTCAACCTCATTGTGCTCTTCTGCCTTTAGAAAGAAAGAAGGCAACACGGTTCATTTCATTAATGCTTGAAATGTGAAATATATCCAACTTTTAGATTTAAACAAAGGGGGTCAAGTAGGGCCACCTGGCTTTTTAGAGATTATGTATGAGCTTTTCCTTGGTCAGCTTTCTTCAAGTAGTAAATCAGGAAAATGAAAGTGGAAATCGGGCATTCGCATGTGCTGAAAAAGCACAAAATATTTCATTCATTACCGTATGCGAAAACCAAATGTAAATCCTGCTTTAATCCGCAGACACGTCCAGAATTCCTAATACGCATGTTTCATGAGATGAAATGTGGCATCATAATTATTCTTCGTAGAGAGCGCGCTTTTAATTGCTGAGGCGAGGTTAAGCATCCTTGGTGTCAGAGCCTCCCTGATGAAGCAGCAGCCGCTAATGAGACTTAAGCCATCTTAACACGTGTCAGCTGAATGATAAAAGTACCCAAATAGGGGAGAGGACAAACGTAAGAGACGTTTGCCTGAGTCAGGACTTCTGCCGTTACCTAATGATCCAGACCATTAGAGAACAGAAGAGCTCTTATTAACCTCTATGACACAGGGGAAGGGGGCATTACTAAAACATAAGCCCTGTGATAATGAGAAGGATTTGCATAGGAGCATGGAGATTTAGGCACACTTACTGCTTGATTATTGATACGCATGCGACTCAGGGTTCTTCTGTAGTAGCTGAAGTCATTCTGAATGGCCGGGTTGGTCATCTGACAGAAGAGAAGCTGAGAGTTTAAATACAGAACTGGCACATGAATGTTGCTGAATATGGGCATATCAAATGGACATTATGATACACTGAAAATTTTATCTACTGCCGGTTTTGCTGGCAGACATCATCGGTAAAGTAATGTAGATTGTAATAGATTCTCTATAGATTTTTAACTTGGATTGGCTTTCTAATTAGTTTTAACCAAACTTGGTGTTCCATTAGTTAAACTAATTAGTGAATCATGTCCAATAAATCCTATCGAAAGGttttcttttataaaactacaaaaaaaattgttaccGAATGGTGTTTCAGTGCATTTCCTGCATATAGAAAAACTTAAAggtacactccactttttttgaaaatatgctaattttccagctcccctagagttaaacatttgattttggccattttgcaatccatttttttttatatttttcctgtttaaaacttgactcttctgtagttacatcgtgtactaagaccgacggaaaattaaaagttgtaattttttaggctgatatggctaggaactatactctcattctggcgtaataatcaaggactttgctgccgtaacatgactgcaggaggcgcaatgacatgacgcagtgcccgaaaatagtgtcctgctattgaaagttaccagtCGGTTTTAGTACACGATATAAACACGActgcagaagagtcaagttttaaaaaggtaAAATTTTGAaactggttatttttgagtgcgatgctaatggtctaatcagattcaatggattgtgctaagctatgctaaaagtgctagcgccagaaccgaagatcagctgaatggattccaaaatggtcaaaatcaaatgtttaactctacgggagctggaaaattagcatattttcaaaaaggtggagtgtccctttcAGGGTCTCAATTAAAAAGGTGCAGTGTCACGTGGTTAGTGCAAAGAAAGTGAacaaataggtcattgaaatttggctccccttattatgtcagaaggggattacACCCCCTTAGTCGcacgtaggtcctacggcgtagccgcgacggcataggttccgcgtcggttttcatttatacttttgcgtcaccGTCCACGTCAACGTGCAAACACAcccgcagaccgctggtaggcagtaaccacgcgtgtaaccacagtagcagcgcaaaCGTCATAGAAGAAGAAgcttagcaagttaacccacaaacgaagaagaaacattaacttgttgtgtataatttgagaagaccggcaatgatggaagtaaataaacagcgacttttgatgcagtttgagttaaatcactcctcaactttgctcatctttgttttcaacgtcacaaacggaaatacctatgacgcagttttttttacctgacgggaggggttctggtggaccaatcacagcgcttgcggtccgcgtagatctgacgcgctgttaacatttttgtgaggtgcgcgtcaggctacgcagagctacggcgtaggacctacgcacgactataaatcgccctttaatctgcactatccaaccactgctcTTCCATttggtgcagagatcagctcatttgcatttaaaaggacacacccaaaatggcacatttttgctcacatctacaaagtggcaattttaaaccTACAGAAAAGACACAGCTGTG from Paramisgurnus dabryanus chromosome 6, PD_genome_1.1, whole genome shotgun sequence encodes the following:
- the fam49ba gene encoding CYFIP-related Rac1 interactor B; this encodes MGNLIKVLTRDIDNNTGNFFIDFENAKPTDAERRVWEEVNKVLKESVTILQDLQSYSGAGEAIRQAIQHPNDERVQEGAWTAVVPLVGKLKKFYEFSLKLEDALQGLLEFLTSSRCSPTQHLEQEQALARQFAEILHFTLRFDELKMTNPAIQNDFSYYRRTLSRMRINNQAAEEHNEVDNELANRMSLFYANATPMLKTLSDATTKFVSKHAELPVENTTDCLSTMASVCKVMLETPEYRTRFASEDTVLFCLRVMVGVIILYDYVHPAGAFVKSSKIDMKGCIKVLRFQPPNSVEGLLNALRYTTKHLNDETTSKQIKNMLQA